The following nucleotide sequence is from Vitis vinifera cultivar Pinot Noir 40024 chromosome 14, ASM3070453v1.
AGACAAGGctaaaatgtaaagaaaaacaTATGTTGTCCAAGATCGAGTATGTCATACTTCTCCACTATATacgaaaaatcataaatagaTATGCAAATATCTCTTTAAAATCTTATGGCTATCACATTTTAAggcattttctatttttaattattttcacttattttctaggagttattttaaagaataattatacaaatatgtataataattaaaaataaaaatattagattttgaAGTATATTTAAACgtattaaaaaacaagttaaaaacatttcaaattcctctaAATAGAcattgttttacaaaacattggaaaataattttcaaacaatgctatcaaaattgttttttagatctatttttaaaaaaagttatcagATAAGATCTATTTTTCTTGAACATAAGTCAAAACTATTTTAAAGATGGAAGCTCTTCTAGAAAATGTTATCAATATTCTCCAAaactttgttttattattttttgaaataaaaaaaaaatcaagtttaaTAGTCTAAATGAAGTTTAGATGTATAGTTGACTTTTGACTTACTACCTAATAATTTAACCATTCAAGAAATCTTAACtcgaataaaaaaaaaattgtaagattAAATAGAtagttgaagaaatatatatatatttaatgttatgtttgatttatggaaaatattaaaaaaaaaaaaaaaaggaaaaaaaaattattttcttatatttgataccaaaaaaataaatataattagaattatttataaattatttaatctttatagaTAATATGGAAAGATAagtaaaagaatttgaaaaatatataaaatcatttattaactttaatttatttttattttttatacttttttattttgtttttttctttatttcctctCCCTCGTATCTCCTTCTCAAAATTTCAGGAACTATAATTAAGGCAAAgctttgtttttattctttttaagaTAATAGAAATTCaaagttcaaaatttattttttatgtttcattCTTTTTGTTAAGACACGTGTCGTTGTCCCATATAGTCAGATGAGTGGAGAGGTGCCAATTCCAAaccctaaaaaattaaataaatattacttttatttttaaattcttaattcaaaattctttccaaattatttaattataatatctaAATAGCCTAACGTGCAAACAATCTCCtcatttgacaattttatgattACATAAACTTCAAATACTCTTAAATGGACTTTACCCTCGGTGTCACTTGTCTAAACTACACACGTGATTTTATGAATACTTACGCAACAATACCCTTGAAATAGAGTGTTATGAAAATTGGGGAGATTTGCATCCTCTTAAAGCATTGATTATTAAGAGATTTGCATCTCCTCAGGATTAGTATATGAATTGAGGAGTAAGACTCAGAGATATCATATATCAAGTAAATCTAtatacttttcttttaataGCAGATTTGTGTTCTGTAATTTCTAAACCTCATGATTTTTACATCCAATAGACTTTGTTAGTAATTTTCCATGTAAATTGATGTATTCTTGTATGATTAAATTACTCTACAtcatctctcatttttttttaagagaaattttatcattttagtacaattttttttttttagaaaaaacttcttttaaaatattaaagatgaaGTCAGAGAAATTTAATTGTACAAGGAGATGACTATTTACAAGGAAAATCATCCATCAAGTCTACCAGAGACTTTGTCGATGTAAAAACCACGGGATCTAGAAACCGTAAAACATAAATCCACTACTAAAAGAAAAGTACATAAGTTTACCTAATGAATGCTATTTTAAGTTTGCCCTAGTACTCATACcaatttttatgtctacaatGCAACactacatacatatatattaaaGTTTAGTGAACACCTCAACACATCAAGAAGATGCAAATCTCTCTTACGAACTCAAGAAATAAAGTTTAGGTGCATGAGTTCGTTAGAAAGCTTCCTCAATACACATATATTAAAGAAAAGTTAATGGATGTGgaataatttatgaaaagttAAGAATGTTAGAAAGATTTGGAaagatatcatattttattaaaagaacaaaaaaaagtatttaaggAACTTAAAGAAGCTCACGGAGATTTGAAAagatcttctttttttttttcttttttttttctttttatgataaGAAGGATTTACAaacattttattctttaaattcttaaattaaattattttccaaattatttttattatttggaaatgttttccttttaaatttctttcaaaattaacttcacgtattttaaaattcttaatttttttacaaataaaaaaaagaaatatttgtaaATGTATTTGGAAAAatagtctatatatatatatatatatactaaggttagaaaaaaatggaaagtagAAGAATAATAATTAGACTACCCCATTAATTGAAGTTCTAAGTGATGGGCAATACCCAACTAGACCAAATAGACATGGGCCATGTGAGAGTCCATTACCCAATAGGCATGGACCATGTGAGAGCCCATTATTAACttacatatttatattgattttctaataaaaatacgAAGAAATGTAAAATCTTAatgaaagttttttaaaatttatatatttttaaattattttatttttatataaaagagaaaaagagagaaataaatttggagaagtaggttaaaaaaattatactaagtcgaaattatatttttattttctcttttttattttttactttctccttaaattttcaaaatgacatGAAAAATTAAGGTCCTATTTGACcattgttttccaaaaaaattatgaaaaatagtttttaaaaaatgttctttaatattttataaaacaaaaatctatttgaaaatctaaaatgtttttaatatttttaaaaataatttttaaatgtgttttaaaaataatttttttatctaatactttatttttaatcgttCTACAtacttgtataattattttctaaaacaattcttgaataaacaaaagaaaacaatataaaacaactaaaacatattttataaaaatactttgttttatgtttttaagaacaaacaataaaaaacattttttgattgtcaaacatatttttttattttatattttaaaaattagaaaactattCTTTAAAATAGTTACCAAGTACGCCCTAACTTATTTGACCGCTTAATATAtgcttgtttattaaataaaaataaaagttaattataatttgatatttatttatttttattataaaagaaatatatgcATAGAGTTATCATGTCGttgcaatatttttttaaacaaaaatttttctaaaaatacctaaaagttttgaaattttgttttattttttataatttttattaaataattaaaaaaatatataatatcaattttattaCCTATCTAGTCCACGCTTGCACGTGGAACAAACCTAGTAATATAAAACaagtcaaaatttatttatttattttttgaattatgaaTCCATTATAAAATTATAGTCATACATTACCtaaaaggcaaaaaaattaaaaaagaaaaaggaaaaatattggtaattCAAAAGGCTGCGTTTTGAGGGCTAACCTTTGAAGAGGGAACCCACCTAACTTAGTAACTAACGATGTACCTAACTCCAGCCCCTCAGAATTAAAAACCAATGGCCTGCATTGCCGCCAATTTTCCACAAGGACTCAGTGGACGGTGGCTATTCAATCCACGTCTTCCCCCAAAGACTCCATCCAACggtcaaaattcaatttatcaAAAACCACATCTTTAACGGTTGAAAACGGCCAATCTTCGCCGCAATTCGAGCTGACTCTTCGTCATCGAAAACCTAACCCACCACCACTACACTCTCGCAATCAACTCCCAAAACGCTGCGTTTTTGGATCTTCTCTATGGGCTCTTCACGAGATTCGAGCTTCTCTGTTAATTTAatccaaattaattaatatgaaatggTTAAAATTAACTCCAAAAGATTAAACTCCACGGTTTCCCAGCTCAAAAGTTGCCTCTGCGTGAGTAATTTTGTGAAGTTTTGAGAGGGGCAGAGGACCTTTTTGAGTGTTTCCGAAGTTTTAGCGGGAGAAAGTTGAGTTTTTGATTGGTTCGGAGGGCGAATTTTTCCGGGTTTGTGAGGTTTTAGTGAGAGAAAGTTcagttttgatgtttttagaGAGAGATTTTGTGGGCCTGTGAAGATGCAGTGTGGgatggtttaatttttttatgtttttggaGAGAAGCTTTGTGGGTTTGTGCAGAGTCTTAGTGAGAGAAAGATGTGAGAATCAGGTGAAGTTTTAGTGAGAGAAAGTCGTCTTTTTTAAGTGGTTTAGAGACGGGGAATGGTGGGTTTTCAGGAAGagagtttttctttatttattttgcttttagagagagaaaaatctTGGAGTCTTTCTGAAGTTTTTAGTGAGAGAAAGTTGTTTCTGCATAATAAATTTatagagagaaaaatggaaCTGTTTGTGGAGTTTTGAGAGAGGAACTTCGACGGATGTCTCGGTGAGGGAAAGTTcttgagaattttctttcaGAAAGAAAGAGGAATTTTCATCAGAGCTTCAAATCCAAGTAGGCCCAAGTGAGTGATTCTGCTTCTTGATCATTTTGTCATATCTTTCTTTCAGTTTCTTATTTGAATATGAATTTTAATTCAGATCATGAAGCTTTATTTCTGTTCTGTTCTAttgaatttgtttaaaattGGGTTTAGTTTTTACATTaaccctctgtttggttgctgagaaaccagaagaaagtgaaaagaaagtatGATGTTACAATCTTATGTCTTATACTGTCTTGGTTTCTGGAAAAATTGCTCTGGACTTTGCTTTGGCTTCTCTATTTTTCTCCACTTGCATCAAATTAACCCTCTGTTTGGCTGCcaagaataagaaaaagaaaaggtagtAAAAACTCTGAATCTTGCCACTAATGTTATTTTTCCAGACAATGAATACCTCAACCAACCTCATAGTTGAATCTACCATTCAAAACTGAATTCCTTTCCTTTGCTTTTCCTgcgttttctcagcaaccaaaagcAGCATAATTGCATATCCATGTCTTCCCAAGTTTCAGAATTCAGCTCATTTGAATCCCTAATCATTTGAATGTAAATCAGGCTGAAAACATCTggggaagaagagaaagaaccgaaaattggtggaaagaaaattcaaagatTTCCCTGTTAAGGATGGTGAACTTGTGCTTTCCAAAATGTAGACTGCTAAGGGTAATGGGCCCGCTTCAAATTATATTGGGAGGCCTTGTTATAATTGTAAGCATATCTAGTCTCTTCAGGTTCTACTCCGCCGGGTTTTTCCTGCACAATGAAGATATTTGTCGCCATTTCTATGGCTTCAAGGAAGATTATGAGGGCTTTGATATCAAGGCGTTGTCCGCACGGGTTGAGGAAGTACTAGCCCAGATGGAAAGTTTACAGAACAAGCTTGAATCGACAGTACAACAGATGGAGAAGAACAAGGAGTCTATGACTGCCAACATTTCAAAAACTGAATATAAAAAGTTCTTGGAGGAGGAGGTGATTCAGCCCCTTTACAGTGCTCACATTTCTCTCAGACAGATTCGGTTTCCCAGGGCTGAAGGGATTGGGAATGCGACGATTAAGGAGGAGCCCTTGATCAATTCCTTTGTAGTTGAAGAGATTCGGAAATATATAACCCCGAAGGAGAACAGGCTTGGGAAGATCAATTTTTATGGAACAGGGAAGGTATACAACACTATAGGACATGCTTGTGTGCTAATGAAGAAGGAATTGGAAGAGTACATGGACTATGATATTGGGTCGTATTGTAAAGATGATTGGAATCAAGCCCAGAAGCTCATGATCAACGGCTGTGATCCATTGCCCAGAAGGCGGTGCCTGACAAGGGCATCGAAGCTCTATCTTGGGCCGTATCCAATCAATGAGTCTCTCTGGAGAATACCAGATGGTAGAAATGTAAGGTGGAGTAACTATCAGTGCAGGAACTTTGAATGCTTATCGAGCAAGAATCCGAAGAGGGGGTATTCAAAGTGTGCTGGGTGTTTTGAGATGGAGAAGGAAAAGCTTAAATGGGTGACCAACAGCTCACTGCCTGTAGATTTCTTGATAAGGGATGTTCTGGGAATCAAGCCAGGCGAGATCAGGATAGGCCTGGACTTTGGTGTTGGTACTGGGACTTTTGCAGCAAGGATGAGGGAACAGAATGTTACTATCATCTCAACTGCTCTCAATCTTGGGGCTCCTTTCAGTGAGACAATCGCACTTAGGGGCCTGATTCCTCTGTATGTGACACTGAATCAACGGCTCCCCTTCTTTGATAACACCATGGACTTGATTCATACAAGTGGGTTCATGGATGGCTGGCTGGACCTGCAGCTGATGGACTTCATCTTATTCGACTGGGATCGGATCTTAAGGCCTGGAGGGTTGCTATGGATCGACCGGTTCTTTTGTGACAGGAAGGCTCTGGATGACTACATGTACATGTTTCTGCAGTTCAGGTACAAAAAACACAAGTGGTCTATTTCTCCCAAATCAAGAGATGACGTTTTTCTTTCTGCATTGCTGGAGAAACCTCCAAGATCCCTATGATCATACAGTGTTAATTGCCTTTTCCTTGTTTTTAATGATCTTAAGCTATGAACACCAACATATTTTCTTGTGACTTGTACTCTCAAATGTTATCTCAAGTGTTTATATACAGAATTTTCCTGCAGATATGTTGTGTTCTAATCATCTTTTCTGTTCTTTCTGGTTGTCTTTTCGCCTCATATAATTCTAGGAttcctcatcttcttcactaGTAACCTCTCAGGCATGCTGCATTGCTGCCATTAGTTGCGGGTTCAGTCCTAATACTACCATGTGATACTTATTTTCATTGATCTATCTCCTTGAACTGCCCTAGAATGTAAAGAGAGTCTAGCTCATTTGCGGCTCTCGCCTGAGAAAGGAGCTTCATCATGTGGGAAAGAATGGTCTGATTCCATCTTGTTTCTGGGAAACTGGTAATTTCCAGATTGCAGAAACCTGTGCTGCAAACAGGAACCAACCCTTTGTGCCGAAAACCCGAAATCTTTCCCTTCTGCAGATTATCCTATATAGGATTGCAGACAAGTCTGAGAGGACTGAAAACCATATCCCTTCCCTTCTTTGTTCTGACCTTAACTTTTTGCATTTCTGCATACTTGCTGGCTGTGACTATGGTTCTTCTTATCTTATGTGATTGATCTAATGACCTCCAAAGCACTTTCAGCCCATGGTCTAGGGCCCATAATTGACCACATCCATAGCCAACAAGTCAAAGCCCATCACGTCAACAGACAAGCCCACATATTCGAGCTCACCCAGAAAAGAAAACCAGATTCATGGGCTTGCCATGTTTATTGGGTCTGTTGACTGGCCCATACCACCTCATCCTTACCATGCTTCTAATCATGCCCATTACAAACATAAGATTTTTTCCCCACTTTCATCATGAACTCCAAATCAAGAATTAGCGtctttttttataatgttttcaagaacagtgtTAAGAATAGTTCTTGGAAACTGCTTCTCAATTGTTTTTGGGAGTAAATGTATgtttgaaaactcaaatataaagaaCACTTTTTCGACTTATTCTCATGAAGGATTTTTGCACTTACAtacaaatacaattttttttaagtattttcatattttcaattttttttttgtagaatattttacaaaaaagcttttgaaagtgcttcaaatttgttttaaaaagcaacttgttttcaaaacaatttatatatatatatatttgtaaaaaatttgtcaaacattttttttctaaagttacaaaattgttttacaaaacaatttccaaatagATCCTTACCTTTATGAAATGAATTGTTTTCGTGTTCCGATTTATCTAATATGAGGGTAGaagatgtgaaaaaaaatttacttctttGGGTTCAATATTGAACCCTTGTTTGAATTCTTGGGAAATTTTCATTAGGTTACAAGTCACACAAGTGATTGAGGATTTCAAAATTGTGAATTAGTTGCATCACATTTAACCAAAATGGTcaagtttattttcaaatttggacCACCTgaaatttttctataaaattttacaattgGAGTTGCCACCTTCCTTTTTCTAGGGTTTTCATGATCCATTGATATGAAGAGAAATTTAACACTCTTTTTCTCGAGTtaaaaggataagaaaggagtaccttcaccataaaatacaataaaaataaacaaaaaaaataatcataaattcaatataaaaaaattacaagacaccataaaatacaataaaaataaacaagaaaaataatcataaattcaatataaaaaaattacaagacaTGTGTTGTAATTCATAACATCCGTTGCTAGTATTTCATACCTATGACTCACTCATTTCAACATTTTTTGGACTCTTTATGATTTACAAGTCCTGAGTCTCTTAATTATGCATAATTAACCCCGTTTACTTTCTGGGTTGATAATGATTTTTACacttaaatcaattttttaattttattttatctcttaAACTTGGAATTAGGCCTAGATCCCGTAAGTTTAAGTTTTAGGAAAATTCGTAATTCAATATGGTATTAGAGTTTGGTTTATCCACAATTTGCATTTcctctatttatttattgaatatgaattcaaaattttgtttgttttattagaTATGACTCTAAATTCTCTAGTGtgagcttttaggaaaattgatggTTCAACAATGCCATTATATTCTTAAGAGAAAAGACTAAACTTGGCCATAGGCCAAAACTCCCTATGCTTAGTCTTAGGCCGAAGTGAGGCCCACCCACATCAAATCTTGACCTGGCATGCATCTAAGCCCAAACCAAGCCTCGAATAACCTAGCCCATTTACACCCCTAGTTTGAGAAATAATTTAGAAACAAATGATAAAGAACcaattcaatatcattttcttaGTTAAATATTGCAAGTAGACAAAGCCAAGTGTATTGTGAATTTGTTCTAAAGCAAGCAAGCTTAAACCCTCCACATGGACTAACGACCACCACCAAAAGAAAAGGATGAACCCTAAGCATAAAGAAAACACTCTTTCCTGTCCTTTGAAGCCAGCACTTGATTTCAAAGTGAAACTGGATCAAATCAGATGCCATGGAATCTTGAACAAAGCTTGTTGATGGCCTCATAAAATAAGAGGAAAATCTCAATATTTTTCCTATgggcctcaaaagactttcgaAGTTTCTAGGGTTTTTCATGATCCTTTTATGGATGCAGTGCCCATACCCATTTGTTTAATGCAACCATCTATAATGGGTAATAAAGTTCCAAATCCTAGATGGGGTCCAACAAGATAAGCTCTATATTATATATCTAATTGTAGTATTTTAATGATTATCAGGTACAAGCACAAGCCTATCTTATATGCTAATAAATAACAAACCCTAGAAAAAGTTTATAGTATCCATAAGAATGTTTTCTCATGCATAACAGCGAATGATCTGCAACTGTGTCAGTCAGAACTGGGATGAAACCATTCAAAAAGACGATGACAGTCATAATAAGGTAAACATACCgatatctagaagtcttattcATAAGGTAGAAGGTTTACATCGTATTAATTCATGTTGTTTCATATATTCTTGGATTCTTCAGTGGAGTTTAACACCATCATAAATTATGTACAGAAGGCTAAAACTTGTTATGTATACCATACAGGGAATCTTTCTTTCAAATTCTAATCTTTTGATTAAGATTAATTTCTATCCATGTAAACTGATGAGGACTGATCGAAAATATACCAAGTGTCATGTATGTGACTACCATTATTGGCTGAGAGATGATGATATATGGAGAGCAAAGAGGAGAAGATTAATAAATCTTGGACTAGCTAGATCCTATATAGGCCATTTTCAAATGGGAAAAGAGAAATTGatcacacacacatacacatatATCAGTAACTTCAAGTAAATGTTAAAGAAGGTTAAGCCATGTAAAACAAACAGTGGGTGATCATGTGATTGAATAAGCATTTGATTAGGAAGGAACAGTGGATGTAGCTACATCATACTGCATCTGACTGTGTTTTGGTCATATTTAGTACACTAGGGAGCAataaattttctcttaattGATAATGCATGAAGTGGCTAGCAATAGCATATGTTAAAATAAGCCTAACTGGATGGTTCTTAATCATCTagactatttttttttgaagcTCAAGAACTAAATTCTTGGAGTAGGTTTTTGATGAATTTCGAATTGATTAATCATCGCGCTTACAGGTCTTAAATTTGATACTATATAGGTACTCCTGCGTGGAATAGTTATTCAACCGACCTCATTCTCATTTCGGTTCTTAGATGGTGATCCTTTAGTAAGTGGCTACAAGAATCTGCTCATGGTTCACTTGCATGAAAAATCTTTTTATGGAAAGAAAGTGCACCTATACTTAGAATGATGGCTTGCTATAAAACAATTTGACCGACCATAATGCGAATCAGTTTATGGAAAAGACCAATGGAACTATTATACATTCGAAGTTGTTGAACACTAGATTAATCAGCGCACTAAAAATCCAGATTAGCATGTGCTGGTACCTAACTGGTTACCGATTTGAGTGTGTACCTATTGGGTTTTATTAACATCTTCCAGACCTTGACTAAAACCATACCTAACAAACTTGAATTCAAAACTGAAATGCTTTTGCCACCAGATAGAGTGACAAACACTAGGGTTTCTAATAATGTATTTTTAGGTGTACTATTTGGTTGGAAATCCATCCAAAACACGCATTCGTGCACATATGTAGGCCAATCACCTACTATTTTGA
It contains:
- the LOC100257940 gene encoding probable methyltransferase At1g29790, whose amino-acid sequence is MVNLCFPKCRLLRVMGPLQIILGGLVIIVSISSLFRFYSAGFFLHNEDICRHFYGFKEDYEGFDIKALSARVEEVLAQMESLQNKLESTVQQMEKNKESMTANISKTEYKKFLEEEVIQPLYSAHISLRQIRFPRAEGIGNATIKEEPLINSFVVEEIRKYITPKENRLGKINFYGTGKVYNTIGHACVLMKKELEEYMDYDIGSYCKDDWNQAQKLMINGCDPLPRRRCLTRASKLYLGPYPINESLWRIPDGRNVRWSNYQCRNFECLSSKNPKRGYSKCAGCFEMEKEKLKWVTNSSLPVDFLIRDVLGIKPGEIRIGLDFGVGTGTFAARMREQNVTIISTALNLGAPFSETIALRGLIPLYVTLNQRLPFFDNTMDLIHTSGFMDGWLDLQLMDFILFDWDRILRPGGLLWIDRFFCDRKALDDYMYMFLQFRYKKHKWSISPKSRDDVFLSALLEKPPRSL